One Panicum virgatum strain AP13 chromosome 3N, P.virgatum_v5, whole genome shotgun sequence DNA segment encodes these proteins:
- the LOC120665877 gene encoding rho GDP-dissociation inhibitor 1-like translates to MDDKEKEKEEKHDKNNIEEEEEDEDGNKRIVVLGPQVPLKEQLELDKDDESLRRWKEQLLGQVNTEQLGETAEPEVKVLNLTILSPGRPDLVLPIPFQADDKSYAFALKDGSPYSFRFSFIVSNNIVSGLKYTNTVWKTGVRVENQKMMLGTFSPQLEPYVYEGEEETTPAGMFARGSYSAKLKFVDDDGKCYLEMSYYFEIRKEWPGTQ, encoded by the exons ATGGACGAcaaggagaaagagaaagaggagaagCACGACAAGAACAAcattgaggaggaagaagaggatgaagatGGTAACAAGCGCATTGTCGTGCTTGGACCCCAGGTTCCCCTAAAGGAGCAGCTCGAGCTCGACAAG GATGATGAGAGCCTGAGGAGGTGGAAGGAGCAACTCCTTGGGCAAGTTAACACAGAACAGCTTGGAG AAACTGCGGAGCCAGAGGTGAAGGTTCTGAACCTGACCATCTTGTCACCGGGCCGGCCGGATCTGGTCCTGCCAATCCCATTTCAGGCTGATGACAAGAGCTACGCGTTTGCCCTCAAGGATGGCAGCCCCTACAGCTTTCGATTCTCCTTCATCGTGTCTAACAACATTGTGTCGGGCCTCAAGTACACGAACACTGTCTGGAAGACTGGAGTAAGAG TGGAGAACCAGAAGATGATGTTGGGGACATTCAGTCCCCAGCTAGAGCCCTACGTCTATGAGGGTGAAGAAGAGACCACCCCTGCTGGAATGTTTGCAAGAGGTTCCTATTCTGCTAAACTAAAG TTTGTTGATGATGATGGCAAGTGCTACTTGGAGATGAGTTACTACTTTGAGATTAGGAAGGAGTGGCCGGGAACCCAATGA
- the LOC120668148 gene encoding rho GDP-dissociation inhibitor 1-like — translation MDDKKENENEKEKHEGIDHEDEEEDEEGNKRTVVLGPQVPLKEQLELDKDDESLRRWKEQLLGQVDTEQLGETAEPEVKVLDLTILSPGQPDLVLPIPFQADEKGYAFALKDGSPYSFRFSFIVSNNIVSGLKYTNTVWKTGVRVENQKMMLGTFSPQQEPYIYEGEEETTPAGIFARGSYSAKLKFFDDDGKCYLEMSYYFEIRKEWPSTQ, via the exons ATGGATGATAAGAAAGAGAATGAGAATGAGAAGGAGAAGCACGAGGGGATCGACCATGAggatgaagaagaggatgaagaaGGTAACAAGCGTACTGTCGTGCTTGGACCCCAGGTCCCCCTCAAGGAACAGCTCGAGCTCGACAAG GATGATGAGAGCCTCAGGAGGTGGAAGGAGCAACTGCTTGGGCAAGTCGATACAGAGCAGCTTGGAG AAACTGCGGAGCCAGAGGTCAAGGTGTTGGACCTAACCATCTTATCGCCAGGCCAACCAGATCTAGTCTTGCCCATCCCATTCCAGGCAGATGAGAAGGGTTATGCATTCGCACTCAAGGATGGCAGCCCCTACAGCTTTCGTTTCTCCTTCATCGTCTCCAACAACATTGTGTCGGGCCTCAAGTACACAAACACTGTTTGGAAGACAGGAGTAAGAG TGGAGAACCAGAAGATGATGCTCGGAACGTTCAGTCCCCAGCAAGAGCCCTACATCTACGAGGGTGAAGAAGAGACTACTCCAGCTGGCATTTTTGCAAGAGGTTCCTATTCTGCTAAATTAAAG TTTTTTGATGATGATGGCAAGTGCTACTTGGAGATGAGTTACTATTTTGAAATTAGGAAGGAGTGGCCATCAACCCAATGA